A single genomic interval of Picosynechococcus sp. PCC 7003 harbors:
- a CDS encoding isoaspartyl peptidase/L-asparaginase — MTVQPKLIIHGGAGSSLKGKGGLIAVRESLHRIVREVYDFLKQGGSAVDAVILGAKLLEDEPRFNAGTGSVLQSDGQIRMSASLMDGTAQRFSGVINVGRIKNPIEVAQALQTEDDRVLSDVGAAEMVRVLQLPIHDPLTDLRLEEWLEERKGNFRSSMAGVVAEDEMARRGTIGVVALDQNGQVAAATSTGGKGLERIGRVSDSAMPAGNYATQVAGVSCTGIGEDIIDECLAAKVVIRVTDGLSLSAAMEKSIQEATLNKRDLGAIALDAEGNIVWGKTSEVLLAAYHDGTAVADTLEWQLEPGVGCL, encoded by the coding sequence ATGACAGTGCAACCAAAACTCATTATTCACGGTGGAGCCGGCAGTTCCCTCAAGGGCAAAGGGGGCTTAATCGCCGTACGGGAGTCGCTCCATCGGATTGTGCGAGAGGTTTATGACTTTCTAAAGCAGGGCGGTAGTGCGGTAGATGCGGTCATCCTGGGGGCAAAACTCTTGGAAGATGAACCACGGTTTAATGCGGGTACGGGGTCGGTGCTTCAGTCCGATGGCCAAATTCGCATGAGTGCTTCCCTCATGGACGGTACAGCTCAACGGTTTAGCGGCGTGATCAATGTGGGCCGCATTAAAAATCCCATCGAAGTAGCCCAGGCGTTGCAAACGGAAGATGACCGGGTGCTGTCCGATGTCGGTGCGGCGGAGATGGTAAGAGTATTGCAGTTACCGATCCATGACCCCCTCACCGATTTACGCCTCGAAGAATGGCTCGAAGAACGTAAGGGCAATTTCCGTAGCAGTATGGCTGGGGTGGTCGCGGAGGATGAGATGGCGCGGCGCGGCACCATTGGTGTGGTGGCCCTGGATCAAAATGGTCAGGTTGCAGCGGCTACATCTACGGGAGGAAAAGGTTTAGAACGCATTGGTCGGGTGAGTGATTCGGCGATGCCTGCGGGCAATTATGCGACCCAGGTGGCTGGGGTCAGTTGCACTGGCATTGGGGAAGACATTATTGATGAATGCCTCGCTGCAAAGGTGGTCATTCGGGTTACGGACGGTTTGAGTTTGTCGGCTGCCATGGAAAAATCGATCCAGGAAGCAACGCTAAATAAACGAGATCTAGGGGCGATCGCCTTGGATGCTGAGGGCAATATTGTCTGGGGAAAAACCAGCGAAGTGCTCTTGGCGGCCTACCATGACGGTACTGCTGTGGCAGATACCCTGGAATGGCAACTAGAACCAGGGGTCGGTTGTCTCTAG
- the hemE gene encoding uroporphyrinogen decarboxylase, which translates to MSESNNTPLLLRAARGEKVERTPVWMMRQAGRYMKIYRDLREKYPSFRERSENPDLAIEISLQPWHAFQPDGVIMFSDILTPLPGMGIPFDIIESKGPIIENPIRTQAQVDAMTPFDPAESLPFIKTILATLRQEVGNASTVLGFVGAPWTLAAYAIEGKSSKNYAIIKNMAFSEPAVLHSFLGKIADAIADYVCYQIECGAQVIQMFDSWAGQLSPQDYDMFALPYQKRVVDKVKAKYPDFPLILYISGSAGVLERMGKSGVDIVSVDWTVDMADARQRLGKDMKVQGNIDPGVLFGSQDFIKARIIDTVRKAGNWGHILNLGHGVLVGTPEDNVRFFFETCKNVQSFL; encoded by the coding sequence ATGTCGGAAAGCAATAATACACCTCTTTTATTGAGGGCTGCACGGGGGGAGAAAGTTGAGCGGACACCGGTTTGGATGATGCGTCAAGCCGGACGTTACATGAAAATTTATCGCGACCTGCGGGAGAAGTACCCGAGCTTCCGGGAACGTTCTGAAAACCCCGATCTCGCCATCGAAATTTCGCTCCAACCTTGGCATGCATTCCAGCCTGACGGTGTAATTATGTTTTCGGATATTCTCACTCCCTTACCGGGGATGGGCATTCCCTTCGACATCATCGAAAGCAAAGGGCCGATCATCGAAAATCCGATCCGCACCCAGGCCCAGGTCGATGCCATGACCCCCTTTGATCCGGCAGAATCCTTGCCCTTTATCAAAACAATCCTCGCCACCCTCCGCCAAGAAGTGGGCAATGCTTCGACGGTACTAGGTTTTGTTGGTGCTCCCTGGACTTTGGCTGCCTATGCCATCGAGGGTAAAAGCTCGAAGAACTACGCGATCATCAAAAATATGGCCTTCTCTGAGCCGGCTGTGTTGCACAGTTTCCTTGGGAAAATTGCCGATGCGATCGCCGATTACGTTTGCTACCAGATCGAATGTGGTGCCCAGGTGATCCAGATGTTCGACTCTTGGGCGGGTCAACTCAGTCCCCAAGATTACGATATGTTTGCCCTGCCCTACCAAAAGCGGGTGGTGGATAAAGTCAAAGCCAAATACCCAGACTTCCCCCTGATTCTCTACATCAGTGGCAGTGCCGGTGTCCTGGAGCGCATGGGTAAATCCGGTGTAGATATCGTCAGCGTCGATTGGACGGTGGATATGGCCGATGCCCGCCAGCGCCTTGGTAAAGACATGAAGGTCCAAGGCAATATTGATCCTGGCGTGCTGTTTGGTTCCCAGGATTTCATCAAAGCCCGAATCATTGACACCGTGCGTAAAGCCGGCAATTGGGGACATATTCTTAACCTCGGCCATGGTGTGCTCGTTGGCACCCCTGAAGATAATGTCCGCTTCTTCTTTGAAACCTGTAAGAACGTCCAGAGTTTCCTCTAG
- a CDS encoding FYDLN acid domain-containing protein, whose product MNDPFSRNIQFSSSGLGCFLTFILIAALLTSVGLGWVVNEFIILILLIPVAIALGVVGFQWWLKRNLVEADCPVCGYEFTGLNNSMARCPSCGEVVQITEKKFQRQTPEGTVEVAAVEVDGSQGTDNTDAKTVDVQVLEPGED is encoded by the coding sequence GTGAACGATCCTTTCTCTCGTAATATTCAATTCTCTTCTTCGGGCTTAGGTTGTTTTTTGACCTTCATTCTGATCGCGGCGTTGCTGACTTCAGTGGGCCTCGGCTGGGTTGTCAATGAGTTTATTATTCTCATTCTCTTGATCCCGGTGGCGATCGCCTTGGGGGTGGTGGGCTTCCAGTGGTGGCTCAAGCGCAATTTGGTAGAGGCAGATTGTCCGGTCTGTGGCTATGAATTTACAGGTTTAAACAATTCCATGGCCCGCTGCCCTAGTTGCGGTGAAGTGGTGCAAATTACAGAGAAGAAATTCCAGCGCCAGACCCCGGAGGGCACGGTGGAGGTGGCCGCCGTAGAAGTGGACGGGTCCCAAGGAACGGATAACACCGACGCCAAAACGGTGGATGTGCAAGTGCTAGAGCCCGGTGAAGATTAA
- a CDS encoding ABC transporter ATP-binding protein — MSHPLTRLFRYGSRYRKQINLAIACSIINKLFDLAPPVLIGIAVDTVVQRDNSFVARFGVTSIVGQLVVIALLSFVIWSAESIFQYLYERLWRNLAQKMQHNLRLDGYGHLQELELGYFEERSTGDLLALLNDDVNQLERFLDVGANEILQVITTVILIGGLFFYSTPSVAWMAMAPIPIIVWGSISFQKKLAPRYADVREKVGMLGARLSNNLSGITTIKSFTTEQYELERLRFDSQAYLNSNERAIALSAAFIPLIRIAILAGFTAILFFGGLQVEQGALAVGTYSVLVFMTQRLLWPLTRLGQTMDLYQRAMASSNRVFNLLDTEVQIRSGDVALPTHTVKGEIKLDNISFAYFERAPVLQDFSLHIPAGQTIAIVGATGSGKSTIVKLLLRFYEINQGQITVDGLDIRDIYLKDLRRAIGLVSQDVFLFHGTVAENIAYGNPDATLLEIIQAAKLAEAHDFIETLPQQYDTIVGERGQKLSGGQRQRLAIARAILKDPPILILDEATSAVDNETEAAIAKSLEKITQHRTTIAIAHRLSTIRHSDCIYVMDQGKIVEQGTHEQLLDQQGLYYSLWQVQTGSKLTASETL, encoded by the coding sequence ATGTCCCACCCCCTAACCCGTTTATTCCGCTATGGTAGTCGCTACCGCAAACAGATCAATTTGGCGATCGCCTGTTCGATTATCAATAAACTTTTTGACCTCGCCCCACCGGTCTTAATTGGGATCGCAGTGGATACAGTGGTTCAGCGGGATAATTCCTTTGTCGCCCGCTTTGGTGTCACCAGCATTGTGGGTCAGTTGGTGGTGATTGCGCTGCTCTCTTTTGTGATCTGGAGTGCTGAATCGATTTTTCAGTACCTCTATGAGCGACTCTGGCGGAACCTCGCCCAGAAGATGCAACACAATCTCCGCCTCGATGGCTATGGCCATCTACAAGAACTGGAGTTGGGTTACTTTGAAGAACGCAGTACAGGGGATCTCTTAGCTCTGCTCAACGATGATGTAAACCAATTAGAACGCTTCCTGGATGTGGGGGCCAATGAAATTCTCCAGGTGATCACCACGGTGATTTTAATTGGGGGACTATTTTTTTACTCTACGCCCTCGGTGGCCTGGATGGCGATGGCCCCGATTCCAATTATCGTTTGGGGTTCTATCAGTTTCCAGAAGAAACTCGCACCTCGCTATGCGGATGTTCGGGAAAAGGTGGGAATGCTAGGGGCACGACTGTCTAATAATTTAAGCGGCATCACGACCATTAAAAGTTTCACGACGGAGCAGTACGAACTCGAACGACTCCGGTTCGATAGCCAGGCTTATCTCAATAGTAATGAACGGGCGATCGCCCTGAGTGCAGCCTTTATTCCTCTGATTCGGATCGCGATTCTGGCTGGGTTTACGGCGATTCTCTTTTTTGGTGGGTTGCAGGTCGAACAGGGCGCTTTAGCGGTGGGCACCTACAGTGTTTTGGTATTTATGACCCAGCGGTTGTTGTGGCCCCTGACCCGCCTGGGCCAAACAATGGATCTCTATCAACGGGCGATGGCTTCGAGCAACCGGGTCTTTAATCTCCTCGATACAGAAGTGCAAATTCGTTCGGGGGATGTGGCTCTGCCCACCCACACGGTCAAAGGGGAGATCAAACTCGACAATATTTCCTTTGCCTACTTTGAGCGGGCGCCAGTTTTGCAGGATTTTTCGCTCCACATTCCTGCGGGTCAAACCATTGCCATTGTAGGGGCGACAGGTTCCGGGAAAAGTACCATCGTTAAGCTGCTGCTGCGCTTCTATGAAATTAACCAGGGCCAAATTACCGTCGACGGCCTCGATATCCGCGACATTTACCTCAAGGATCTGCGGCGAGCCATTGGCCTCGTGAGTCAGGATGTGTTCCTCTTCCATGGCACCGTGGCGGAAAATATTGCCTACGGGAACCCCGATGCAACTCTCCTGGAAATTATCCAGGCGGCAAAACTTGCGGAAGCCCATGATTTCATCGAAACTTTGCCCCAACAGTACGACACCATTGTCGGGGAACGGGGGCAAAAACTCTCCGGTGGTCAACGGCAACGGTTGGCGATCGCCCGCGCCATTTTAAAAGATCCGCCCATTTTGATTTTGGATGAGGCCACCTCTGCTGTCGATAACGAAACCGAAGCGGCGATCGCCAAATCCCTCGAAAAAATCACCCAGCACCGCACCACCATTGCGATCGCCCATCGCCTCTCCACGATCCGCCACTCCGACTGCATTTATGTGATGGATCAAGGCAAAATTGTTGAACAGGGAACCCATGAGCAACTCCTCGATCAGCAGGGTTTATACTACAGCCTCTGGCAAGTCCAAACCGGCTCAAAACTGACCGCATCCGAGACCCTATAG
- a CDS encoding putative toxin-antitoxin system toxin component, PIN family, with amino-acid sequence MNKYRVAIDTNVLISALVFSSSNCMEVVTVTQQQGLILTSLDVLSELSNVLNRKKFDRYLTREIRDDFLTSFILEAEIVPIIEKVSVCRDPKDDKFLELIVNGKADFLITGDQDLLALHPFRDTAILAVQDFLQTVN; translated from the coding sequence ATGAATAAATACCGCGTTGCTATTGACACAAATGTGCTTATTAGTGCCTTGGTATTTTCGAGTTCCAACTGTATGGAGGTCGTAACTGTTACTCAACAGCAGGGTCTTATCCTGACCTCTCTAGATGTTTTATCGGAATTAAGCAATGTCCTTAATCGGAAAAAATTCGACCGTTATCTGACCCGAGAAATCAGAGACGATTTTTTGACTAGCTTTATTTTGGAAGCTGAAATTGTTCCGATCATTGAAAAAGTTTCAGTCTGCCGTGATCCCAAAGATGACAAATTTCTTGAACTCATTGTCAATGGTAAGGCCGATTTTCTCATCACAGGCGATCAAGATTTACTCGCTCTCCATCCTTTTCGAGACACTGCCATTCTCGCTGTCCAAGACTTTCTCCAAACTGTTAACTAA
- the dxr gene encoding 1-deoxy-D-xylulose-5-phosphate reductoisomerase: protein MTNAKAISILGSTGSIGTQTLDIVRSHPDKFRVVGMAAGRNIQLLAEQVREFHPEIVATSKESLLPELKSLLKDLNHQPQIIAGKEAIAEVARYGDAESVVTGIVGCAGLLPTIAAIEAGKDIALANKETLIAGGPVVLPLIEKYGVKLLPADSEHSAIFQCLQGVPEGGLKRIILTASGGAFRDLPVEKLATVTVKDALKHPNWSMGQKITIDSATLMNKGLEVIEAHYLFGQDYDDIDIVVHPQSIIHSLIELQDTSVLAQLGWPDMRLPLLYALSYPERIYTDWEQFDLVKAGDLTFREPDHHKYPCMNLAYAAGRAGGSMPAVLNAANEQAVALFLEEKIEFLDIPRLIEKVCDRHQNDNNTSPTLDDILQADQWARQEVLNLQPQLA, encoded by the coding sequence ATGACCAACGCTAAAGCCATCTCTATCCTTGGTTCCACCGGATCAATTGGGACGCAAACCCTCGACATTGTGCGATCGCACCCCGATAAATTCCGCGTTGTGGGGATGGCTGCTGGGCGCAACATTCAACTATTGGCCGAACAGGTGCGGGAGTTCCACCCAGAAATTGTCGCCACCAGTAAAGAAAGCCTTTTACCCGAATTAAAATCCCTTCTCAAAGATTTAAATCACCAACCCCAAATCATTGCTGGCAAAGAGGCGATCGCCGAGGTGGCCCGTTACGGTGATGCCGAAAGTGTCGTCACAGGAATTGTGGGTTGTGCCGGACTGTTACCGACCATTGCGGCGATCGAAGCCGGAAAAGATATTGCCCTGGCGAATAAAGAAACCCTGATTGCCGGGGGGCCAGTGGTTCTACCCTTGATCGAAAAATATGGTGTGAAACTGCTGCCCGCTGACTCCGAACATTCTGCAATTTTTCAATGTCTCCAGGGTGTGCCTGAAGGAGGGTTAAAGCGAATTATTCTCACAGCCTCCGGGGGCGCTTTCCGGGATCTGCCCGTGGAAAAATTAGCCACCGTTACCGTTAAAGATGCCTTGAAACATCCCAACTGGTCCATGGGGCAAAAAATTACCATCGATTCTGCCACCCTGATGAATAAGGGTCTAGAAGTGATCGAAGCCCATTATCTCTTTGGTCAAGATTACGACGATATCGACATTGTGGTACATCCCCAGAGCATCATCCACTCCCTAATTGAGCTGCAAGATACGTCTGTTTTGGCTCAATTGGGTTGGCCTGATATGCGCTTGCCCCTGCTCTATGCCCTCTCCTACCCCGAACGCATCTACACCGATTGGGAGCAATTTGATCTTGTGAAGGCAGGCGATCTCACCTTCCGGGAGCCGGATCACCATAAATATCCCTGCATGAATTTGGCCTATGCAGCGGGCCGGGCCGGGGGATCCATGCCAGCGGTTTTGAATGCAGCTAATGAGCAAGCTGTGGCCCTGTTCCTAGAAGAAAAAATTGAATTCCTCGACATTCCTCGTTTGATCGAAAAGGTTTGCGATCGCCACCAAAACGACAACAATACAAGCCCGACCCTAGACGATATTTTGCAGGCGGATCAATGGGCCAGACAAGAAGTCTTAAATCTACAACCTCAATTAGCTTAG
- a CDS encoding class I SAM-dependent methyltransferase, whose protein sequence is MSEQFFQRKQTFFDRWARNYDILLTTPFYQAVHKQLLTYADFLEDGHVLDLGCGTGKLFKRLGKLYPELTGVGLDLSPEMLAQAQRKNIHGDRLSFVQGNAEAQPFPENTFDAAFNTISFLHYLHPETVLGEVQRVLKPGGKFYLADYGKGELCQGDGFPFSPGGLRFYSRAERTAMGERVGLETVAHHYLMFGILLTIFQKS, encoded by the coding sequence ATGAGCGAACAATTTTTTCAACGGAAGCAGACATTTTTCGACCGCTGGGCAAGGAATTACGACATTTTATTGACAACGCCCTTTTATCAGGCTGTCCATAAGCAGCTTCTGACCTATGCGGATTTTCTTGAGGATGGCCATGTGCTCGACCTGGGTTGTGGGACGGGCAAATTATTTAAACGGCTCGGCAAGCTGTATCCAGAATTAACGGGGGTGGGGTTGGATCTCTCTCCAGAAATGTTAGCCCAGGCCCAACGGAAGAATATCCATGGCGATCGCCTTTCTTTTGTCCAGGGGAATGCTGAGGCGCAACCTTTTCCGGAAAATACTTTTGATGCGGCGTTTAATACGATTAGTTTTTTGCATTATCTCCACCCCGAAACGGTTTTAGGGGAAGTGCAACGGGTACTCAAGCCGGGCGGTAAATTTTATCTGGCAGATTACGGCAAGGGAGAATTGTGCCAAGGGGATGGTTTTCCCTTTTCGCCGGGGGGGCTGCGATTTTATTCCCGAGCTGAACGCACAGCGATGGGGGAGCGGGTCGGCCTCGAAACTGTCGCCCACCACTATTTGATGTTCGGCATTTTGTTGACGATTTTCCAAAAAAGCTAG
- the dacB gene encoding D-alanyl-D-alanine carboxypeptidase/D-alanyl-D-alanine-endopeptidase codes for MGKQHTQRISRILTFSSLLAVTIVPPAFAQNTCNLSGAIANILSQPEQQAAQWGIAVQDPNTDQTIYEHNSKQFFVPASSLKLLTTAAALANFGADYQFQTPISLVRHIHGEVRYLVIEGQGDPTLTTAKLRTALEALKKQGITDVGEVVIIDSPPSQTPHPTWEWSDLPWYYATAVNRLILNENVVTATVTPGAVGSRARVTWSNAIAARQWQLDHQLFTAPEGATIPPEPRQTYGTNILTIRGELAPDAPPRQWFLSIPNPGRYALETVQTILRSQNITFKGGRVIDTDIQSLLPDPLNKESLLYKIEPLTAIASDPLAEIIKTTNQDSNNLFAESLLKTLTAADQDPETILASIGVDPATYRLRDGSGLSRHNLVTPMALIQTLDGMLTHPQSEIYRESLAIAGRTGTLRNRFQDTPVENQFFGKTGTMTHVSALSGYLDLPDDSTLLVSILANQTGQSARITRQAIDDVVVAVHDWHSCSTAQP; via the coding sequence ATGGGGAAACAGCACACTCAACGGATCAGTCGAATCCTGACCTTCAGTAGTTTGTTGGCGGTAACAATAGTGCCCCCAGCCTTTGCCCAAAATACCTGTAATCTATCCGGGGCGATCGCCAATATCCTGAGCCAACCAGAACAACAAGCTGCCCAATGGGGAATCGCAGTCCAAGACCCCAATACTGACCAAACGATTTACGAACACAACAGCAAGCAATTTTTCGTTCCAGCTTCTTCTTTGAAACTGCTGACCACTGCCGCTGCCCTAGCCAACTTTGGCGCGGACTATCAATTTCAGACCCCCATTTCTCTCGTCAGGCATATCCACGGAGAAGTTCGTTACCTAGTCATTGAAGGCCAAGGCGATCCGACCCTAACCACCGCAAAGCTCCGCACGGCCCTAGAAGCGCTCAAAAAACAAGGGATTACGGATGTGGGAGAAGTCGTGATTATTGATAGTCCGCCATCCCAAACGCCCCATCCCACCTGGGAATGGTCTGATTTGCCTTGGTATTACGCAACGGCTGTGAATCGTCTCATTCTCAACGAAAATGTGGTTACTGCCACTGTGACGCCCGGAGCCGTAGGCAGTCGTGCCCGTGTCACTTGGTCTAATGCGATCGCCGCCCGCCAATGGCAACTGGATCACCAACTTTTCACAGCCCCAGAAGGCGCAACTATTCCCCCAGAACCTCGCCAAACCTACGGGACGAATATCCTAACCATTAGGGGAGAATTGGCTCCCGATGCACCACCAAGGCAATGGTTTTTGTCCATTCCAAATCCTGGTCGCTATGCCCTCGAAACGGTACAAACCATCCTCCGCAGTCAAAACATTACTTTCAAAGGAGGCCGGGTTATCGACACCGACATCCAGTCTCTACTCCCGGATCCCCTCAACAAAGAAAGCCTCCTCTACAAAATTGAGCCACTCACGGCGATCGCCTCTGACCCCCTGGCCGAGATCATCAAAACCACCAACCAAGACAGTAATAATCTCTTTGCCGAAAGTCTCCTAAAAACCCTCACTGCCGCTGACCAAGACCCGGAAACAATCCTGGCATCCATCGGCGTAGACCCGGCAACCTACCGATTGCGGGATGGCTCTGGTCTTTCTCGCCATAACCTCGTTACCCCCATGGCCTTGATTCAAACCTTGGACGGTATGTTGACCCATCCCCAGAGCGAAATCTATCGAGAATCCTTGGCGATCGCCGGCCGCACAGGCACCCTGAGAAACCGTTTTCAAGATACCCCTGTGGAAAACCAATTCTTCGGGAAAACAGGCACCATGACCCACGTTTCTGCCCTCTCTGGCTACCTCGATTTGCCCGATGACAGCACCTTATTGGTCAGTATTTTGGCGAACCAAACCGGCCAATCGGCCCGAATTACCCGTCAAGCCATTGATGATGTCGTTGTCGCCGTCCATGATTGGCACTCCTGTTCCACGGCCCAGCCATAA
- the ndk gene encoding nucleoside-diphosphate kinase, translated as MERTFVMVKPDGVQRGLVGDVIRRFEAKGFKLVGLKLVSVSRELAEQHYGVHRERPFFGSLVEFIISAPVVAMVWEGKGAIAAARKIIGATNPLEAEPGTIRGDFGVDIGRNLIHGSDGSDTAASEIALWFSESELANWEPATKAWLYE; from the coding sequence GTGGAACGCACATTTGTAATGGTTAAACCGGACGGTGTTCAGCGCGGTTTGGTCGGCGATGTTATCCGTCGTTTTGAAGCAAAAGGCTTTAAGCTTGTCGGTCTAAAATTGGTTTCTGTTTCCCGCGAATTAGCAGAGCAGCACTACGGCGTTCACAGAGAAAGACCGTTCTTCGGTAGCCTCGTGGAATTCATTATTTCTGCCCCCGTCGTTGCCATGGTTTGGGAAGGGAAAGGGGCGATCGCCGCTGCCCGGAAAATCATTGGTGCCACCAACCCCCTCGAAGCAGAACCCGGCACGATCCGGGGTGATTTTGGTGTAGACATTGGCCGTAACTTGATCCACGGTTCCGATGGCTCCGACACCGCTGCCAGTGAAATTGCCCTCTGGTTCTCCGAATCTGAATTGGCTAACTGGGAACCCGCTACCAAAGCTTGGCTCTACGAATAA
- a CDS encoding PspA/IM30 family protein: MNFFRRTLDGIRQWWQPAADPEQILEQTLWDMEKKMIQMRRAVAQAVASSKRGERHRKTMAETAQRWQQWTRLALDCGDETLAKAAIARRQTYGAMLAKLDAQREEQQAFILGVRHDLEALEDKINHIKLQKDWYVTRLRTAIAQQQLQTLQQELMGGSLDAAIADLELSLWQVEAETDLLDPLEAQFRQLEKSQRRNPNNS; encoded by the coding sequence ATGAATTTTTTCCGGCGCACCTTGGATGGAATTCGACAATGGTGGCAACCCGCCGCCGATCCAGAGCAGATCCTGGAGCAGACCCTCTGGGACATGGAAAAAAAGATGATTCAAATGCGGCGGGCCGTAGCCCAGGCGGTGGCGAGCAGCAAACGGGGAGAACGGCACCGAAAAACCATGGCTGAAACAGCACAGCGATGGCAGCAATGGACGCGCTTGGCCCTAGACTGTGGCGATGAAACCTTAGCAAAAGCGGCGATCGCCCGGCGACAAACCTATGGGGCAATGCTGGCTAAATTAGATGCCCAACGGGAAGAACAACAAGCATTTATTTTGGGGGTGCGCCACGATCTTGAAGCCCTAGAAGACAAAATCAACCACATTAAACTGCAAAAAGATTGGTATGTGACGCGGTTACGGACGGCGATCGCCCAGCAACAGCTACAAACCCTCCAGCAAGAATTAATGGGGGGAAGCTTGGATGCGGCGATCGCCGATTTAGAATTGTCCCTGTGGCAAGTGGAAGCAGAAACCGATCTCCTCGATCCCCTCGAAGCGCAATTCCGTCAGTTAGAAAAAAGTCAGCGGCGTAACCCAAATAATTCTTAG
- a CDS encoding phycobilisome rod-core linker polypeptide, translating into MTIPLLQYAPSSQNTRVEGYTVGGDEQPFVFTTDNVISDSDFDVLINAAYRQIFFHAFKCDRQQLLESQLRNGQITVRDFIRGLLLSETFIDSFYNKNSNYRFVEQCIQRVLGRDPFSEQEKIAWSIVICTKGLAAFVDQLLNTDEYMENFGYDTVPYQRRRSLASREQGETPFNIKSPRYDAYYRSQIGFPQVVWQNAVRRFRTPDRVPQAGDPALFLNMARSAQIPKVNVRVSTADISLAAVPYRN; encoded by the coding sequence TTGACAATTCCTTTATTACAATACGCCCCCTCGAGCCAAAACACTCGGGTAGAAGGGTATACCGTCGGTGGCGACGAGCAGCCTTTTGTTTTTACAACCGATAACGTCATTAGCGATTCTGACTTTGACGTTCTCATCAACGCTGCTTATCGTCAAATTTTCTTCCACGCTTTTAAGTGCGATCGCCAGCAGCTACTCGAATCCCAGTTGCGCAACGGTCAAATTACTGTCCGTGACTTCATTCGGGGTCTGTTGCTATCTGAGACCTTTATCGATAGCTTCTATAACAAAAACAGTAATTATCGCTTTGTTGAGCAGTGTATCCAGCGGGTACTCGGTCGCGATCCCTTCAGCGAACAGGAAAAAATTGCCTGGTCAATCGTGATTTGTACCAAGGGTCTAGCGGCCTTTGTTGACCAACTCCTCAACACTGATGAGTATATGGAAAACTTCGGCTATGACACGGTGCCCTACCAGCGCCGTCGTAGCCTCGCTAGCCGTGAGCAAGGTGAGACTCCCTTTAACATCAAGTCTCCCCGTTACGATGCTTACTACCGCTCCCAAATCGGTTTCCCCCAAGTGGTTTGGCAAAATGCTGTGCGCCGTTTCCGGACTCCCGATCGGGTGCCCCAAGCTGGCGATCCGGCCCTCTTCCTCAACATGGCACGTTCTGCCCAAATTCCCAAGGTCAACGTTCGGGTTTCTACCGCAGACATCAGCCTTGCCGCAGTGCCTTACCGTAACTAA
- a CDS encoding TIGR01548 family HAD-type hydrolase, with protein MVIGSETEVVTMVKGIAIFDIDGVIRDVSQSYRRAIADTVEHYTQGEYRPTNGEIDSLKAEAIWNNDWKASQELVRRWDETIPVDFKELVAFFQRKYRGRNFDGYINDEPLLVTKAYFEALTAADIAWGFFSGAMRGSAEHVLKGRLGLENPVLIAMEDAPEKPDPKGLLAAIAQLEATSAHTPVAYVGDTAADMRTITNAISQQPQRQWRAIGVIPPHAQTGDDKEYMYASNLQDVGANIVLPGIQELLPEVLLQLF; from the coding sequence ATGGTGATAGGTTCTGAAACAGAGGTGGTGACCATGGTGAAGGGGATTGCGATTTTTGATATTGACGGGGTGATTCGGGATGTGAGTCAGTCCTATCGGCGGGCGATCGCCGATACCGTCGAACATTACACCCAGGGGGAATATCGCCCCACCAATGGTGAAATCGATAGCCTCAAGGCCGAAGCCATTTGGAATAACGATTGGAAAGCCTCCCAGGAACTGGTTCGCCGTTGGGATGAGACAATCCCCGTTGATTTTAAAGAGTTAGTGGCTTTTTTTCAGCGCAAATACCGGGGTCGTAATTTTGATGGCTATATCAACGATGAACCGCTGCTCGTCACCAAAGCCTATTTTGAGGCCCTCACTGCCGCTGATATTGCCTGGGGCTTTTTTAGTGGCGCAATGCGGGGTTCTGCTGAACACGTGCTCAAAGGGCGTTTGGGCTTAGAAAATCCTGTTCTTATTGCCATGGAAGATGCCCCTGAAAAACCAGATCCCAAGGGTTTACTTGCGGCGATCGCCCAACTCGAAGCAACATCTGCCCATACCCCCGTCGCCTATGTGGGAGACACTGCTGCCGATATGCGCACCATCACCAATGCCATCAGCCAGCAGCCCCAACGACAATGGCGCGCCATTGGGGTAATCCCGCCCCATGCCCAAACTGGTGACGATAAGGAGTATATGTACGCCTCTAACCTGCAGGATGTCGGGGCCAATATTGTGCTCCCAGGGATACAAGAGCTATTACCGGAAGTCTTATTGCAACTATTTTGA